In Actinoplanes derwentensis, the following proteins share a genomic window:
- a CDS encoding acetylxylan esterase yields MALFDFPLPELRTYHSAHPEPPGFDEFWSGTLAAARRAALPPKLHEVSTPLKGVTTYDVTFTGYAGQPIRAWLNRPAAATGPLPVVVEFIGYGGGRGLPVDWLLWASAGYAHLVMDTRGQGGNWRGGDTPDPDEYGAGPASPGFMTRGVTAPETYYYRRLITDAVRAVETATELPGVDVSRLVVTGKSQGGALALAAAGLAPDLVAAVAAGVPFLCDIRRAVTITDSDPFHEVVRFLRANPQAAERTLDTLDHVDSVNFARRITAPAILSTALMDGVCPPSGVFAAYNAIQGPKQIEVYEWDGHEGGRGHFDVAALEFVDDRLD; encoded by the coding sequence ATGGCGCTCTTTGACTTCCCGCTCCCCGAATTGCGCACCTACCACTCCGCCCATCCCGAGCCACCGGGCTTCGACGAGTTCTGGTCCGGCACCCTGGCCGCCGCCCGCCGGGCCGCGCTGCCCCCGAAACTCCACGAGGTCAGCACCCCGCTCAAGGGCGTCACCACGTACGACGTGACGTTCACCGGTTACGCCGGCCAGCCGATCCGGGCCTGGCTGAACCGTCCCGCCGCGGCGACCGGCCCACTTCCGGTGGTGGTCGAGTTCATCGGTTACGGCGGCGGCCGCGGACTGCCTGTCGACTGGCTGCTCTGGGCCAGCGCCGGGTACGCCCACCTGGTCATGGACACCCGCGGTCAGGGCGGTAACTGGCGTGGCGGCGACACCCCCGACCCCGACGAGTACGGCGCCGGCCCCGCGTCGCCCGGCTTCATGACCCGGGGTGTGACCGCGCCGGAGACCTACTACTACCGCCGCCTGATCACCGACGCGGTCCGGGCCGTGGAGACCGCCACCGAACTGCCCGGCGTCGACGTCTCCCGTCTCGTCGTAACCGGCAAGAGCCAGGGCGGGGCGCTCGCCCTGGCCGCCGCCGGACTGGCCCCGGACCTGGTCGCGGCGGTCGCCGCCGGAGTGCCGTTCCTCTGCGACATCCGGCGGGCGGTCACCATCACCGACAGCGACCCGTTCCACGAGGTGGTCCGGTTCCTGCGCGCCAACCCGCAGGCCGCCGAACGCACCCTGGACACCCTCGACCACGTCGACTCGGTCAACTTCGCCCGGCGGATCACCGCGCCGGCGATCCTGTCCACCGCGCTGATGGACGGGGTGTGCCCGCCGTCCGGGGTGTTCGCCGCCTACAACGCGATCCAGGGCCCGAAACAGATCGAGGTGTACGAGTGGGACGGCCACGAGGGCGGTCGCGGCCACTTCGACGTCGCCGCCCTGGAATTCGTGGACGATCGACTCGACTGA
- a CDS encoding YggT family protein, which translates to MILGLVSFALLLVQLVLVVRVVLDWSVVLAGPAMPGSVRSKAIDAIYRVTEPILAPVRKVLPPLRAGGISIDLAFIVVFLAISIVRSII; encoded by the coding sequence ATGATTCTCGGTCTGGTCAGCTTCGCGCTGCTTCTCGTCCAGCTGGTGCTGGTGGTTCGGGTGGTGCTGGACTGGAGCGTGGTGCTCGCCGGTCCCGCGATGCCCGGATCGGTCCGGTCCAAGGCGATCGACGCGATCTACCGCGTCACCGAGCCGATCCTGGCGCCGGTGCGCAAGGTCCTGCCCCCGCTGCGGGCCGGCGGCATCTCGATCGACCTGGCGTTCATCGTCGTCTTCCTGGCGATCAGCATCGTCCGCTCGATCATCTGA
- a CDS encoding aldo/keto reductase, producing MGETPVITLNNGVTIPQIGFGVFQIPEADTTAAVSTAIEAGYRSIDTAAAYRNESGVGAALKAAGVPRDELFITTKVWNSDQGYDETLRAFEASLARLGLDRLDLYLIHWPTPKHGKYLDTWRALESLAADGRVRAIGVSNFLPEHLRAVADLGGTVPAVNQIEVHPALQQRAAQAANTELGVVTEAWSPLAQAAVLDDPAIVRIADVHDRTPAQVVLRWHVQQGRIVIPKSVTPARMRENLAIFDFELSADELAAIDALESDGRTGPHPDHFN from the coding sequence ATGGGCGAAACGCCTGTCATCACGCTCAACAACGGCGTCACGATTCCGCAGATCGGTTTCGGGGTCTTCCAGATCCCGGAGGCGGACACCACGGCTGCCGTCTCCACCGCGATCGAGGCCGGCTACCGCAGCATCGACACGGCGGCGGCCTATCGCAACGAGTCCGGTGTCGGCGCCGCGCTGAAGGCCGCCGGTGTGCCCCGCGACGAGCTGTTCATCACGACGAAGGTCTGGAACAGCGACCAGGGGTACGACGAGACGCTGCGCGCCTTCGAGGCCAGCCTCGCCCGGCTGGGGCTGGACCGGCTCGACCTCTACCTGATCCACTGGCCGACTCCGAAACACGGGAAGTACCTGGACACCTGGCGGGCGCTGGAGTCGCTGGCCGCTGACGGGCGGGTCCGGGCGATCGGGGTGTCCAACTTCCTGCCCGAGCATCTGCGGGCGGTCGCCGACCTGGGTGGCACGGTGCCCGCGGTCAACCAGATCGAGGTGCACCCGGCGTTGCAGCAGCGTGCCGCACAGGCCGCGAACACCGAGCTGGGTGTGGTGACCGAGGCGTGGAGCCCGCTCGCTCAGGCCGCGGTGCTCGACGACCCGGCGATCGTCCGGATCGCCGACGTCCACGACCGCACTCCGGCACAGGTGGTGTTGCGCTGGCACGTGCAGCAGGGCCGGATCGTGATCCCGAAGTCGGTGACCCCGGCCCGGATGCGGGAGAACCTGGCGATCTTCGACTTCGAGCTGTCCGCGGACGAACTGGCCGCGATCGACGCTCTGGAATCGGACGGCCGCACCGGTCCGCACCCGGACCACTTCAACTGA
- a CDS encoding benzaldehyde dehydrogenase yields the protein MLLDDKIWTGNIFIGGEWRPGRGDAYDVTEPATGAVLGRIGRATPEDVTEAGRLAAEAQRDWAATPHPRRAAVLRRAAQLWAEHADEISGWNVREVGAIPPMAGFALHVAEQECYEAAALPSRPYGELLASEEPRLSMARRVPAGVVAVIAPFNVPIILAIRSVAPALALGNAVLLKPDPRTAVTGGVTLARIFEEAGLPPGVLQVLPGAADVGEALVTDPFVRVVSFTGSTAAGRRVGALAGEHLKRAHLELGGNSALVVLDDADLEGAVAAASFGSWFHQGQICMTTGRHLVHTSLYDEFVERLAAKAAALPVGDPAREQVVLGPIIDAGQRDRIHSVVTRSVESGARVAAGGTFRDLFYSPTVLAGVQVGTPAFREEIFGPVAPVIRFSDAEEAVRMATASEYGLSLGIVTQDVMRGLALADRIPTGIVHINDQTVSDEANSPFGGVSASGTGSRFGGAAANVEAFTETRWVTVRDKPPAYPF from the coding sequence ATGCTTCTCGACGACAAGATCTGGACCGGAAACATCTTCATCGGCGGTGAGTGGCGGCCGGGGCGAGGTGACGCGTACGACGTGACCGAACCCGCCACCGGGGCCGTGCTCGGGCGGATCGGACGGGCCACGCCGGAGGACGTGACCGAGGCCGGGCGGCTGGCCGCGGAAGCCCAGCGTGACTGGGCGGCCACTCCGCATCCCCGGCGGGCCGCGGTCCTGCGCCGGGCCGCGCAGCTCTGGGCCGAGCACGCCGATGAGATCTCCGGCTGGAACGTCCGTGAGGTGGGCGCGATCCCGCCGATGGCCGGGTTCGCCCTGCATGTGGCCGAGCAGGAGTGCTACGAGGCAGCGGCGCTGCCGTCTCGCCCGTATGGTGAGCTGCTCGCCAGCGAGGAGCCACGGCTGTCGATGGCGCGCCGGGTCCCGGCCGGGGTGGTCGCGGTGATCGCGCCGTTCAACGTACCGATCATCCTGGCCATCCGGTCCGTCGCACCGGCCCTGGCGCTCGGCAACGCGGTCCTGCTCAAGCCGGATCCGCGGACCGCGGTGACCGGTGGGGTCACGCTCGCCCGGATCTTCGAGGAGGCGGGGCTGCCGCCCGGTGTGCTGCAGGTGCTGCCGGGCGCGGCCGACGTGGGCGAGGCCCTGGTCACCGACCCGTTCGTGCGGGTCGTCTCGTTCACCGGGTCGACGGCGGCCGGGCGCCGGGTCGGGGCGCTCGCCGGTGAGCACCTGAAACGGGCCCACCTGGAGCTGGGCGGCAATTCGGCGCTGGTGGTGCTGGACGACGCGGATCTGGAGGGCGCGGTCGCGGCGGCGTCGTTCGGGTCGTGGTTCCACCAGGGGCAGATCTGCATGACGACCGGGCGGCATCTGGTGCACACGAGTCTCTACGACGAGTTCGTGGAGCGGCTGGCGGCGAAGGCGGCGGCGCTGCCGGTCGGCGATCCGGCTCGGGAGCAGGTGGTGCTCGGGCCGATCATCGACGCCGGACAGCGCGACCGGATCCACTCCGTGGTGACGCGGTCGGTGGAGTCGGGGGCCCGGGTGGCGGCCGGCGGCACGTTCCGGGATCTCTTCTACTCCCCCACGGTGCTCGCCGGGGTTCAGGTCGGCACGCCCGCATTCCGGGAGGAGATCTTCGGGCCGGTGGCTCCGGTCATCCGATTCTCCGACGCCGAGGAGGCGGTCCGGATGGCAACCGCGAGTGAGTACGGCCTGTCGCTCGGCATCGTCACCCAGGACGTGATGCGGGGTCTCGCACTGGCCGACCGGATCCCCACCGGCATCGTGCACATCAACGATCAGACCGTGAGCGACGAGGCCAACAGCCCGTTCGGCGGGGTTTCGGCGTCCGGGACCGGCTCCCGGTTCGGTGGTGCGGCGGCCAACGTGGAGGCGTTCACCGAAACCCGGTGGGTCACTGTGCGTGATAAGCCGCCGGCGTACCCGTTCTGA
- a CDS encoding Glu/Leu/Phe/Val dehydrogenase dimerization domain-containing protein, with product MSLKHQRVVVERGPRSGLPIIVAVHSTALGTAIGGCRIATYPDWRDGLDDVLRLSSAMTQKAALAGLPHGGGKTVVALPAGAVLDRRAVLHDVGDVIENLGGIYATGPDVGTGPDDMMTIGERTGYVLCRTGDSSPGTAAGVVASMRAVVADRFGSPELSGRSFAVLGAGRVGSHVVRLLRSAGATVLTADVDPSRRTAMESVGATWTDPRSCLTAAVDVLVPAALGGVLTAGTVPTLRCAAVAGPANNQLATDDIADLLHERDILWAPDVVVSAGGIVHAIATELHHETPAQVTTRIEAIGDTLSGILSAARETSSTPAAAASRLADFLVGTPPTPLPATV from the coding sequence ATGTCCCTCAAGCACCAGCGCGTCGTCGTGGAACGTGGCCCGCGATCCGGCCTCCCGATCATCGTGGCGGTCCACTCGACCGCCCTCGGCACGGCGATCGGCGGATGTCGTATCGCCACCTACCCCGACTGGCGGGACGGTCTCGACGACGTGCTGCGGTTGTCGTCGGCGATGACCCAGAAAGCGGCCCTGGCCGGGCTGCCGCACGGCGGCGGCAAGACCGTGGTCGCCCTCCCCGCCGGGGCGGTCCTCGACCGGCGGGCGGTGCTGCACGATGTGGGCGACGTGATCGAGAACCTCGGCGGGATCTACGCCACCGGCCCTGACGTGGGCACCGGCCCCGACGACATGATGACGATCGGCGAACGCACCGGCTACGTGCTCTGCCGCACCGGCGACTCGTCCCCCGGCACCGCCGCCGGCGTCGTGGCGTCCATGCGAGCCGTCGTCGCCGACCGTTTCGGATCACCGGAACTGTCCGGCCGCAGCTTCGCGGTCCTCGGCGCCGGCCGGGTCGGCTCCCACGTGGTGCGCCTGCTCCGGTCAGCCGGGGCGACGGTCCTGACCGCGGACGTGGACCCGTCCCGGCGTACCGCCATGGAATCGGTCGGCGCCACCTGGACCGACCCTCGATCCTGTCTCACCGCCGCCGTCGACGTGCTGGTACCCGCGGCTCTCGGCGGCGTCCTCACCGCCGGGACCGTCCCCACGCTGCGCTGCGCCGCGGTAGCCGGCCCCGCCAACAACCAGCTCGCCACCGACGACATCGCCGACCTGCTGCACGAACGCGACATCCTGTGGGCCCCGGACGTGGTGGTCAGCGCCGGCGGCATCGTCCACGCCATCGCCACCGAACTCCACCACGAGACCCCCGCCCAGGTCACCACCCGCATCGAAGCCATCGGCGACACCCTGTCCGGCATCCTCTCCGCCGCCCGCGAGACGTCCTCCACCCCGGCCGCCGCCGCGTCCCGCCTGGCCGACTTCCTGGTCGGCACCCCACCGACCCCGCTCCCGGCCACCGTCTGA
- a CDS encoding Lrp/AsnC family transcriptional regulator codes for MDDIDSALVRELQANARQTNRDLAAAVGIAPSTCLERVRLLRDRGVITGYHADVSLTALGREVQALLNVQVRPLNREVIEGFKAYAAGLPEVLSVFVLAGGDDFLVHVAVPSVEGLHGFLMDRFSGRREIVGFRSSVIYQHHRNRVIEPLGG; via the coding sequence GTGGACGACATTGATTCGGCGCTCGTGCGGGAATTGCAGGCGAACGCCCGGCAGACCAACCGGGACCTGGCCGCCGCCGTCGGCATCGCCCCGTCGACCTGCCTGGAGCGGGTGCGGCTGCTGCGGGACCGCGGGGTGATCACCGGGTACCACGCGGACGTCAGCCTCACCGCGCTCGGCCGCGAGGTGCAGGCTCTGCTGAACGTGCAGGTCCGGCCACTGAACCGGGAAGTGATCGAGGGCTTCAAGGCGTACGCCGCCGGTCTGCCCGAAGTCTTGTCGGTTTTCGTGCTGGCCGGTGGTGACGACTTCCTGGTGCACGTCGCGGTGCCGAGTGTCGAGGGCCTGCACGGTTTCCTGATGGACCGTTTCTCCGGCCGCCGGGAGATCGTCGGTTTCCGCAGCTCGGTGATCTACCAGCACCACCGCAACCGGGTCATCGAGCCGCTCGGCGGCTGA
- a CDS encoding HAD family hydrolase: protein MLLPLPDGEFKAYLFDCDGTITDSMPAHHRAWLAAPWER from the coding sequence GTGCTGCTACCCCTGCCGGACGGCGAATTCAAGGCGTACCTGTTCGACTGCGACGGGACCATCACCGACTCCATGCCGGCGCATCACCGCGCGTGGCTGGCGGCCCCGTGGGAGCGGTGA
- a CDS encoding maleylpyruvate isomerase N-terminal domain-containing protein — MDYRRTYRAAAIVFADLASRIPTAALDGPGLGEWTLRDLLGHTVSSALRQVPVVLADRAPAIVVPVPEGYFALLRLAPTEMVTAARTASDDDARATGTTLGDQPAREISGYIGQATTALASVSDDDVVATPAGGMRVRDWLPTRTFELVVHASDAAAAAGLPIEFDPETLSESAALAARVAALTGGGLTALRSLTGRGPLPDGFSII, encoded by the coding sequence ATGGACTACCGCCGCACCTACCGAGCCGCCGCCATCGTCTTCGCCGACCTGGCCTCCCGCATCCCCACGGCGGCCCTCGACGGCCCCGGACTCGGCGAGTGGACGCTACGTGACCTGCTGGGCCACACCGTCAGTTCGGCGCTGCGCCAGGTTCCCGTGGTCCTCGCCGACCGCGCGCCGGCCATCGTCGTACCCGTCCCGGAAGGCTATTTCGCCCTCCTCCGTCTGGCCCCGACCGAGATGGTCACGGCGGCCCGGACCGCTTCCGACGACGACGCCCGAGCCACCGGCACCACTCTCGGTGACCAGCCGGCCCGCGAGATCAGCGGCTACATCGGCCAGGCCACCACCGCCCTCGCCAGCGTCTCCGACGACGACGTGGTCGCCACCCCCGCCGGCGGCATGCGGGTCCGCGACTGGCTGCCGACCCGCACGTTCGAGCTGGTGGTGCACGCCTCCGACGCCGCCGCCGCGGCCGGCCTGCCGATCGAGTTCGACCCCGAGACCCTGTCCGAGTCGGCCGCCCTGGCCGCCCGCGTCGCCGCCCTCACCGGCGGCGGCCTGACCGCTTTGCGTTCCCTCACCGGCCGCGGCCCCCTCCCGGACGGCTTCTCGATCATTTAA
- the uppS gene encoding polyprenyl diphosphate synthase gives MMRMVYALYTRRLRRRLDGAVMPRHVAMVMDGNRRWARQRGFDDPRIGHRYGAEHLDEVLSWCAEMGIQHVTVFVASVDNMRKRDAAEVGNLMRMIEQVVAERLSRPSSVWRLHVAGRLDVLPDSTRHALKLAAEATRDSTSGFHVTIAIGYDGREEIVDAVRELLESESRAGHTVPDIAQRLTADRLAAHLYTNGRPDPDLVIRTSGEHRTSGFLLWQAAYSELHFCDVYWPGFRKLDFLRALRSYAARHRRFGA, from the coding sequence ATGATGCGGATGGTCTACGCGCTCTACACCCGGCGGCTGCGGCGCCGCCTCGACGGCGCGGTCATGCCCCGGCACGTGGCGATGGTGATGGACGGCAACCGCCGCTGGGCCCGGCAGCGGGGTTTCGACGACCCACGAATCGGCCACCGCTACGGCGCCGAACACCTCGACGAGGTCCTGAGCTGGTGCGCCGAGATGGGAATCCAGCACGTCACGGTCTTCGTGGCCTCGGTCGACAACATGCGCAAACGCGACGCCGCCGAAGTGGGCAACCTGATGCGCATGATCGAACAGGTGGTGGCCGAACGCCTGTCCCGCCCGTCGAGCGTGTGGCGGCTGCACGTGGCCGGCCGTCTGGACGTACTCCCCGACTCGACCCGGCACGCCCTGAAACTGGCCGCCGAAGCCACCCGGGACTCCACCTCGGGTTTCCACGTGACCATCGCGATCGGCTACGACGGCCGCGAGGAGATCGTCGACGCCGTCCGCGAGTTGCTGGAGTCCGAGTCCCGAGCCGGTCACACGGTGCCCGACATCGCCCAGCGCCTGACCGCCGACCGGCTCGCGGCCCACCTGTACACCAACGGCCGGCCGGACCCCGACCTGGTGATCCGTACCTCCGGCGAACATCGGACCTCAGGTTTCCTGCTGTGGCAGGCCGCCTACTCCGAACTCCACTTCTGTGACGTTTACTGGCCCGGCTTCCGCAAGCTGGACTTCCTCCGGGCCCTGCGTTCCTACGCCGCCCGCCATCGGCGTTTCGGAGCCTGA
- a CDS encoding MBL fold metallo-hydrolase has product MAGTRFDFSSETPAAGSLDVRWIHGSTSPKHNTDPDIQVHAYNENTVILRQNKAVHYEGPFLFLLFGNDRAVLLDTGATASPDHFPLRHTVDGLIRRWLAEHPRETYELLVLHTHAHGDHVAADAQFTDRPGTTVVAADRPSAWTYLGLTGPGTASRLDLGGRVLDCLATPGHHEAAVTFYDSYTGLLLTGDTVYRGRLYVNDWPAFTSTIDTLITFAGTHPVTHVLGCHIEMAGMPGEDYPRGTTFQPDEPPLQMTTQHLHEIRKAITEAGDQPGQHVRDDFILCHLP; this is encoded by the coding sequence ATGGCCGGAACGCGTTTCGACTTCAGCTCCGAGACCCCGGCGGCCGGGAGTCTGGACGTCCGCTGGATCCACGGTTCGACCTCGCCGAAACACAACACCGACCCCGACATCCAGGTGCACGCCTACAACGAGAACACGGTGATCCTGCGCCAGAACAAGGCGGTCCACTACGAGGGCCCGTTCCTGTTCCTGCTGTTCGGCAACGACCGGGCGGTGCTGCTCGACACCGGCGCCACCGCGTCACCGGACCATTTCCCGTTGCGGCACACCGTCGACGGCCTGATCCGGCGCTGGCTGGCCGAGCACCCGCGCGAGACGTACGAACTCCTGGTCCTGCACACCCACGCCCACGGCGACCATGTGGCCGCCGACGCCCAGTTCACCGACCGACCCGGCACCACGGTCGTGGCCGCCGACCGTCCGTCCGCGTGGACCTACCTGGGTCTCACCGGACCGGGCACGGCGAGCCGGCTGGACCTGGGCGGCCGCGTGCTGGACTGCCTGGCCACGCCCGGCCACCACGAGGCCGCCGTCACCTTCTACGACAGCTACACCGGTCTGCTGCTCACCGGCGACACGGTGTACCGGGGCCGCCTCTACGTCAACGACTGGCCGGCCTTCACCAGCACCATCGACACCCTGATCACGTTCGCCGGGACGCACCCGGTGACCCACGTCCTGGGCTGCCACATCGAGATGGCCGGCATGCCGGGCGAGGACTACCCGCGAGGCACCACCTTCCAGCCCGACGAACCCCCGTTGCAGATGACCACCCAGCACTTGCACGAAATCCGCAAGGCCATCACCGAGGCGGGCGACCAGCCCGGCCAGCACGTCCGTGACGACTTCATCCTCTGCCACCTGCCCTGA